In a genomic window of Chromatiales bacterium:
- a CDS encoding elongation factor Tu: MSKEKFQRTKPHVNVGTIGHVDHGKTTLTAA, from the coding sequence GTGTCCAAGGAAAAATTTCAGCGTACGAAACCGCACGTTAACGTCGGCACGATTGGTCACGTTGACCATGGCAAGACCACGCTGACGGCGGCTT